A region from the Nematostella vectensis chromosome 13, jaNemVect1.1, whole genome shotgun sequence genome encodes:
- the LOC125559086 gene encoding uncharacterized protein LOC125559086, with protein sequence MAKFGCPERFIKIVRQFHDGMMARVLDDGNTSAPFQVSNGVKQGCVLAPTLFSLMFSAMLTDAFRETPLGIPIRYRCDGKLFNLRRLKAVTRVKETVIRDLLFADDCALNAVNEHDMQQEMDAFSSACDNFGLTISIKKTEVMYQPAPGKPYQEPNITVKGQRLQDVENFTYLGSTLSRNANIDAEINNRIAKASSAFGRLRKSVWERRGISQCTKIKVYRAVVLTTLLYGCETWTIYRRHEKLLQQFHLRCLRNILNIRWQDRITNTEVLERANLPSVITTMRKAQTRWAGHVCRMSDSRIPKQLLYGELSRGSRKVGGQRKRYKDCIKSHLKDFNIDVSTWETAASDRPIWRNLIHKGAIHSENKRSNAAKNKRQKRKARADQPTNMTPSYWCPTCGRGFLARIGLISHLRIHPSAP encoded by the coding sequence ATGGCGAAGTTCGGCTGCCCCGAGAGGTTCATAAAGATTGTTAGACAATTTCACGATGGGATGATGGCCCGTGTTCTTGATGATGGAAATACCTCTGCCCCTTTTCAAGTGTCAAATGGAGTCAAGCAAGGTTGTGTCCTTGCCCCTACACTGTTTAGTTTGATGTTCTCTGCAATGCTGACCGATGCCTTCAGGGAGACACCCCTAGGCATCCCCATCAGGTATAGGTGTGATGGAAAGCTGTTCAACCTACGACGTCTGAAGGCCGTCACTAGAGTCAAAGAGACTGTGATTCGTGACCTGCTTTTTGCTGATGACTGTGCCCTCAACGCCGTCAATGAGCATGACATGCAACAGGAAATGGACGCTTTCTCATCCGCCTGTGACAACTTTGGCCTCACCATCAGTATCAAGAAGACTGAAGTGATGTATCAGCCCGCCCCAGGAAAACCATATCAGGAACCAAACATCACAGTTAAGGGGCAGCGACTTCAAGATGTAGAAAACTTCACCTACCTCGGCAGCACTCTCTCCCGCAACGCCAACATCGATGCAGAAATCAACAACCGCATCGCGAAGGCAAGCAGTGCCTTTGGGAGATTGAGGAAGTCAGTCTGGGAACGCAGAGGCATCTCACAATGCACCAAGATCAAAGTGTACAGAGCAGTCGTCTTAACAACACTTCTCTATGGCTGCGAAACTTGGACCATCTACAGAAGACATGAGAAACTTCTCCAGCAGTTCCATCTCCGCTGTCTCAGAAACATCCTAAATATCCGCTGGCAGGATAGAATCACAAACACTGAGGTTCTGGAGAGAGCAAACCTCCCCAGCGTCATTACCACCATGCGCAAAGCTCAGACACGATGGGCAGGACACGTCTGCCGTATGTCAGACTCCAGAATACCCAAACAGCTGTTGTACGGTGAACTAAGCCGTGGAAGCAGGAAAGTTGGAGGCCAGCGCAAACGCTATAAAGACTGCATCAAATCACATCTGAAAGACTTCAATATCGACGTTTCAACGTGGGAAACTGCAGCATCTGACAGACCGATTTGGCGTAATCTGATTCACAAAGGTGCCATCCACTCAGAAAATAAACGCTCCAacgcagccaaaaacaaacgcCAAAAACGCAAGGCTAGAGCTGACCAACCTACCAATATGACCCCCTCTTACTGGTGTCCGACTTGTGGAAGGGGTTTTCTTGCACGAATTGGCCTTATAAGCCACCTGCGGATTCATCCCTCCGCCCCTTAG
- the LOC5507328 gene encoding vacuolar protein sorting-associated protein 4B: protein MSGGTLQKAIDLVTKATEEDKAGNYEEALKLYEHGVEYFLHAIKYEAQGDKAKESIRSKCFQYLDRAEKLKTYLRQKDKKKPVKAGGSSSTKTGGGKDDDDEDSDSDNAESKKLKGQLNSAIVMEKPNVKWSDIAGLESAKEALKEAVILPIKFPHLFTGKRTPWRGILLYGPPGTGKSYLAKAVATEANNSTFISVSSSDLVSKWLGESERLVKQLFELARENKPSIIFIDEVDSLCGSRSENESESARRIKTEFLVQMQGVGVDNDQVLVLGATNIPWTLDSAIRRRFEKRIYIPLPEQAARSKMFELHLGGSKTLLGAQEIKQLGQKTDGYSGADISVVVREALMMPVRKVQQATHFKRVRGPSPLNPDEIQDDLLTPCSPGDSGAIEMNWMDVPSDKLLEPGVSMGDMLRSLVTTRPTVNEQDLKKFEKFTADFGQEG from the exons ATGTCAGGAGGGACACTGCAG AAGGCAATAGATCTTGTGACTAAGGCTACAGAGGAAGATAAGGCCGGGAATTACGAGGAGGCGTTAAAGCTTTACGAGCATGGAGTTGAATACTTTTTACATGCAATAAAAT ATGAGGCTCAAGGGGACAAAGCCAAGGAGAGTATCCGCTCAAAGTGCTTCCAGTACCTCGATAGAGCAGAGAAGCTGAAGACATACTTACGCCAGAAGGACAAGAAGAAGCCTGTGAAAGCTGGGGGGTCTTCGTCTACCAAAAC TGGTGGCGGCAAAGACGATGATGACGaggacagtgacagtgacaatGCTGAATCGAAAAAACTCAAAGGACAACTTAACA GTGCTATTGTAATGGAGAAACCGAATGTGAAATGGTCAGACATCGCTGGGTTGGAGTCTGCAAAAGAGGCTCTTAAGGAAGCGGTTATCCTACCCATCAAGTTCCCTCACCTGTTCACAGGAAAGAGAACACCTTGGAGAGGAATATTACTATATGGG CCCCCAGGTACTGGTAAATCCTACCTAGCCAAAGCTGTGGCGACAGAAGCAAACAACTCAACATTTATCTCAGTGTCTTCTTCAGATCTTGTATCCAAGTGGCTTGGAGAGAGTGAAAG ACTTGTGAAGCAATTATTTGAGCTGGCACGAGAAAACAAACCTTCCATTATCTTCATTGATGAAGTGGATTCCCTGTGTGGGTCCAGAAGTGAGAATGAGAGTGAATCAGCACGTCGAATCAAGACAGAATTCCTTGTGCAGATGCAAG GTGTTGGAGTCGATAATGATCAAGTTCTAGTCCTCGGTGCCACAAATATTCCCTGGACTTTGGACTCTGCTATCAGGAGAAG ATTTGAGAAGCGCATCTACATCCCTCTTCCAGAGCAGGCTGCTCGCAGCAAGATGTTTGAACTTCACCTTGGGGGCTCAAAGACCTTGTTGGGGGCACAAGAAATCAAACAGCTGGGACAAAAAACAGATGG GTATTCAGGTGCAGATATCAGCGTTGTGGTTCGTGAAGCGCTCATGATGCCTGTTCGCAAAGTTCAGCAAGCAACACACTTTAAAAGG GTTCGCGGTCCATCACCCTTAAACCCTGATGAAATTCAAGACGACCTGTTAACTCCCTGCTCTCCAG GTGACAGTGGAGCCATAGAAATGAACTGGATGGACGTCCCCAGCGATAAACTACTCGAACCAGGAGTATCCATG ggcgACATGTTGAGGTCTCTCGTCACAACGAGGCCAACCGTCAACGAACAAGATCTCAAGAAATTTGAAAAGTTCACTGCAGACTTTGGCCAAGAAGGCTGA
- the LOC5507307 gene encoding gastrula zinc finger protein XlCGF28.1, with translation MTRKQTRGTQGKSDKSDKQGKKPQSQTRKKQSKPAKVDTARFMCQQCGKCFTRAYTLKEHGRLHTGERREKRHNCQDCGKCFLQLSGLQLHVLSHTGERPHQCPQCGKCFRVSSYLKKHVLTHSGERPFKCEQCGKGFTRAYTLKLHARLHKGEKRYQCQQCGKCFSKAGYLTVHYRYHTGERPYKCNQCGKLFTQSGDLRKHAQIHSGEGPFKCEQCGKCFQQSFGLKVDARIHSGERPYKCSHCEKDFVYLQSLKHHACTHSVIPAKSFQCEECGKCFTRAYNLKIHGRTHNDEEDERPYECLQCGKCFRRKEHLKEHSKTHTGEKPFQCKQCGKCFSQSSYLKIHTRTHSGERPFECTHCKKGFMASGSLKVHARIHSGERPYQCCHCVKCFSTLYKLKSHKSIHTGEKPYECEQCGKRFNQSAGLRYHQWKHTGEQP, from the coding sequence ATGACTCGAAAGCAAACGAGGGGAACCCAAGGAAAAAGTGATAAATCCGATAAACAGGGTAAAAAGCCGCAGTCACAAACACGTAAGAAGCAGTCTAAACCAGCAAAAGTCGATACTGCGCGGTTCATGTGCCAGCAATGTGGTAAATGCTTTACACGGGCTTACACACTCAAAGAGCATGGTCGACTACATACGGGagaaaggagagaaaagcgCCACAATTGTCAAGATTGTGGAAAATGCTTTTTACAGCTTTCAGGACTACAGCTGCACGTTCTCTCGCATACCGGAGAGCGTCCACATCAGTGCCCTCAATGTGGCAAATGCTTTAGAGTTTCTAGTTACcttaaaaaacatgttttgacCCACTCTGGAGAAAGGCCATTCAAGTGTGAGCAATGTGGCAAAGGCTTCACACGAGCATATACCCTTAAACTGCATGCTCGTTTGCATAAAGGAGAAAAGCGATATCAGTGCCAACAATGTGGTAAATGCTTCTCAAAAGCTGGATACCTCACAGTCCACTACCGATATCATACTGGAGAACGACCATATAAGTGCAATCAATGCGGCAAACTCTTTACACAATCTGGAGACCTAAGGAAACATGCTCAAATACACTCTGGAGAAGGGCCGTTCAAATGTGAGCAATGTGGTAAATGTTTTCAACAATCTTTTGGGCTCAAAGTAGATGCTAGGATTCACAGTGGAGAGCGACCATATAAGTGTTCTCACTGTGAAAAAGATTTTGTGTATTTGCAAAGTCTAAAACATCATGCTTGCACACATTCAGTTATTCCTGCAAAGTCTTTTCAATGTGAAGAATGTGGTAAATGCTTTACAAGAGCTTACAACCTAAAAATTCATGGTCGTACCCATAATGATGAAGAAGATGAAAGGCCATACGAGTGTCTTCAATGTGGAAAATGCTTTAGACGGAAAGAACACCTAAAAGAGCATTCTAAGACTCATACTGGCGAGAAACCATTTCAATGCAAGCAATGTGGTAAATGCTTCAGTCAATCATCATATCTTAAAATACATACTCGGACACATAGTGGAGAGCGGCCATTTGAGTGTACTCACTGTAAAAAAGGCTTTATGGCATCTGGGAGCCTTAAAGTTCATGCTCGGATACACAGTGGAGAGCGACCGTATCagtgttgtcactgtgtcaaGTGCTTTAGTACTCTGTACAAACTTAAATCGCACAAAAGCATACACACTGGAGAGAAGCCATATGAATGTGAGCAATGTGGTAAACGTTTTAACCAATCTGCAGGCCTAAGATATCATCAATGGAAACACACTGGAGAGCAGCCCTAA